One region of Triticum aestivum cultivar Chinese Spring chromosome 6B, IWGSC CS RefSeq v2.1, whole genome shotgun sequence genomic DNA includes:
- the LOC123135429 gene encoding transcription termination factor MTERF4, chloroplastic, with product MLRLRGCILPRLLSSPATSLHRLLSAAVSPSPPSFAVEEYLVATCGLTPAQARKASPKLSHLKSLANPDAVLAFLAGLGLSAADLATAVRKDPRLLCAGVETTLAPNVAELTGLGLSPSEIARLVSITGTTFRCKSIVSGLHYCLPLFGSSENLLRVLKSGSVLGSDLQRVIKPNVAFLRECGLGACDIAKLYVFRPSPLSISTERIRTAVARVDGLGVSRGSPMFKHALQAVAFLTEEKITANVEHLKKAFRWSDAEVGIAVSKAPSLLTKNKESLQRRSEFLISELGLEPAYIAYRPAMLTYSLEGRIRPRYYVVKFLKENGLLKRDPSYFTVFKESGKAFNKMFIHPHKEAAPHLEKDYDAACKGEVPTNFRFT from the coding sequence ATGCTCCGCCTCCGGGGCTGCATCCTCCCCCGCCTCCTCTCATCTCCCGCCACCTCCCTCCACCGCCTCCTCTCCGCGGCCGTTTCTCCGAGCCCTCCTAGCTTCGCCGTGGAGGAGTACCTCGTCGCCACCTGCGGCCTCACCCCAGCGCAGGCCCGCAAGGCCTCCCCCAAGCTCTCCCACCTCAAGTCCCTGGCCAACCCCGACGCCGTGctcgccttcctcgccggcctcggcctctccgccgccgacctcgccaccGCCGTCCGCAAGGACCCCAGGTTGCTCTGCGCGGGCGTGGAGACAACCCTGGCCCCCAATGTCGCGGAGCTCACCGGCCTGGGTCTCTCGCCTTCTGAGATCGCGCGCCTCGTCTCGATCACCGGCACCACTTTCCGCTGCAAATCCATCGTCTCCGGACTGCACTACTGCTTGCCCCTCTTCGGCTCCTCAGAGAACCTCCTTCGGGTCCTCAAGAGTGGCTCCGTTCTCGGGTCTGACCTCCAACGGGTGATCAAGCCCAATGTCGCCTTCCTGAGGGAGTGCGGGCTAGGTGCTTGCGATATTGCCAAGCTCTACGTATTTCGGCCATCGCCGCTCAGCATCAGCACCGAACGCATCCGGACAGCAGTGGCGCGTGTTGACGGTCTTGGTGTATCCCGTGGATCTCCCATGTTCAAGCATGCGCTACAAGCTGTTGCATTCCTCACCGAGGAGAAAATCACCGCCAATGTAGAGCACTTGAAGAAAGCGTTCAGGTGGTCGGATGCCGAGGTGGGCATTGCTGTTTCTAAGGCTCCATCGTTGCTGACGAAGAATAAGGAATCGCTGCAGCGCAGGTCCGAGTTCCTCATCTCTGAGCTGGGGTTGGAACCCGCATACATTGCTTATCGTCCGGCAATGCTCACTTACAGCTTGGAGGGCCGGATCAGACCCCGGTACTATGTCGTAAAGTTTCTCAAGGAAAATGGATTGCTCAAGCGTGACCCGAGCTACTTTACTGTTTTCAAGGAGTCCGGGAAGGCATTCAACAAGATGTTCATACACCCTCATAAGGAAGCTGCACCACACCTTGAAAAAGACTACGATGCTGCTTGCAAAGGGGAGGTGCCCACTAATTTCAGATTCACATAA